Proteins encoded in a region of the Pseudomonas sp. PDNC002 genome:
- a CDS encoding prolyl oligopeptidase family serine peptidase — MSLNKQILVGLFTTGVLISSCLISPLGVAATLSADSNPKSNALAQARKAFATQVNLGHLSNDPVEVPPDPSLKLITYPSAVGKLPAYLSADPGDGKRHPAIIWITGGDANSIGDVWSQQPADNDQSASAYRAAGIITMYPSLRGGNSNPGHTEGFYGEVDDVIAAADFLAQQPYVDPQRIYLGGHSTGGVLTLLTAESSSRFRATFSFGPRAFGSGSPTFFSKVDLMKLAPQEIRLRAPILWLSSIKTPVFVIEGIEGMSYDLEQMRGASENPHVHFIRIAGADHFSGLGASNRVIARKVLEDTGPTSQISLSAEDIEKAMR, encoded by the coding sequence ATGTCCCTGAACAAACAAATATTAGTTGGCCTGTTTACCACTGGTGTTCTCATCTCCTCCTGCCTCATATCCCCCTTAGGCGTCGCCGCGACGCTGAGTGCGGACAGCAATCCCAAATCAAACGCCTTGGCTCAGGCTAGAAAAGCGTTCGCGACCCAAGTCAATCTCGGCCATCTCAGCAACGATCCAGTCGAGGTTCCCCCTGATCCCAGCCTGAAGCTCATTACCTATCCATCCGCCGTAGGCAAACTCCCAGCCTATTTGAGCGCCGATCCGGGCGATGGGAAGCGTCATCCAGCCATAATCTGGATCACCGGTGGCGACGCAAACTCCATTGGCGATGTCTGGAGTCAGCAACCGGCAGATAACGACCAGAGCGCCTCAGCCTATCGCGCCGCTGGCATCATCACTATGTATCCCTCGCTACGCGGCGGTAACAGCAATCCGGGTCATACAGAAGGCTTCTATGGCGAAGTCGACGACGTCATAGCAGCGGCCGATTTTTTAGCCCAGCAACCCTATGTCGACCCGCAGCGAATCTATCTGGGGGGACACAGCACCGGTGGGGTCTTGACCCTACTGACGGCGGAAAGCTCATCGCGTTTTCGCGCGACGTTTTCGTTTGGCCCTCGTGCCTTCGGCAGCGGGTCGCCGACTTTTTTCAGCAAGGTAGATCTAATGAAGCTGGCCCCACAAGAAATCAGGCTACGCGCCCCGATTCTATGGCTGTCGTCGATCAAAACGCCTGTCTTTGTCATCGAAGGCATTGAAGGAATGAGCTACGACCTCGAACAGATGAGGGGGGCCTCCGAAAATCCCCATGTGCACTTCATCCGCATAGCTGGCGCCGACCACTTCTCTGGCCTGGGCGCCAGTAATCGAGTAATCGCACGCAAGGTTTTGGAAGACACTGGACCAACCTCACAGATCAGTCTTTCGGCCGAAGATATCGAGAAAGCGATGCGTTGA